AAGAATTATCAGCGCAGTCACAGCTGCTCAGAGGGCTTGCCGGCCGGTTTAAGCTGAGATAACAGACCATTCAGGCATTTTGGACGTAAAGGCTGGGCGGCTCAGAAATGGTAAAATATTTAACATAAAAAAACAACCCGTATCGTGGCGATACGGGTTGTTTTTATTGTAAAGAAAACCACTTGCTATGCAAGTGGTCCGGAAAAGCTTAAAGCGAGGGTTCAAAAAACCTCCTATGAAGGGGAAAATAAGGTAAGGTTTGGCAGCCATACTTAAAATCCAAATAGGAGGTAAGTCTTTATGAAAGACAAAAATAGTTTATCACATACAGTATATCATTGCAAATATCACATCATTATGATCCCCAAATATAAGAGAATGATAATCTACAACAAATTAAAAAGAGTTATTGGGCAAATATTGAGAACTTTAATCGAAAGAAAGCCAGGGATCGAAATCATTGAAGCCGAAGCATGTCCGGATCATATCCATATGTTAGTAGAAATTCCACCGAAATACAGCGTATCGAACTTTATGGGATATTTAAAAAGCAAATGAACCTTAATGATATTTGATCGACATGCGCATTTGAAATACAAATACGGAAATCGCAAGTTTTGGGCGAGAGGATATTCTGTGGACACTGTTGGAAAAAATGAGAAAAGAATCAAAGAGTACATACAGCAACAATTATCGGAAGATAAATTAAGCGACCAAATAAGCATGAAGGAATATACTGACCCGTTTACGGGTGAATCGGTGAAATAGGCAAATAGAAAAAAGCCCCTTTGAGGGGCCGCCTGTAAAAGCGCTATGGTTGTCAAATCTTCAGAGCCCGGAAGGGCACCACAGCAAAATCCCCTTTCAGGGCCGGTTCATACCACCGGATTTTCCGGTGGTTAATGATATGGGGTGGGGTTTCAACCCGTATCGCCGCGATACCCTTTGAATTGTAAGGCTTTTATTGCGAATCTTGATCACGTCTGATATAATAGATTAAATGAGATTTAGAAAAGTCAGGTGGGCTGGGGAAAGTCCTGTGAGCGTTATATGGGAACGCCCGACAGGCTTGGAAAAATAGTTGCAGAAGCAGTACATTTTTTAGAGGGGATCAAATGATTATGGCACAGTCAGACAATTTTTTTGAAACATTTACGGTTGATCCTGCCCTTTTTTACAGCGCGATCATCCGAAGTACGGATGATTACGTCTATATTGTGGACATGAATACCGACATGGCCCTGGTTTCTCCGAACATGGAAAGGGACTTTGAACTGCCCGGCCGGCAGTTTAAGGGACTGGTGCCCTTGTGGGGAGAGCTGGTCCATGAAAAGGACCGTCCCCGCTACAACGAGAGCATTGATGAAATGCTGAGGGGCGATACAGACATTCACCATGTGGAATACCAGGTGCGCAACCGCAAAGGCGAGTATATATGGGTGCTCTGCCGGGGCGTTCTGCAGAAGGACGATAAAAACCAGCCGGCCATGTTTGCGGGGGTGGTGACAGACCTTGGGAAAATGGGTAAAATTGACTACACCACCGGCCTTTTTACCTACAGGGAATGTGAGAAGGAGATCAGCGAACTGCTGGACAAGGAAACAGAAAAGCCCGGCGGCCTGATGCTGCTGGGGCTGGATGATTTTATGCGGATTAACGACCTTAACAGCCATCTTTTCGGTGACGGAGTGTTGCGGCAGTTTGCTCAGACAGTCCAGCAGCTGTTGCCACCGGGCGCCAGCATGTACCGGTTTGACGGGGACGAGTTTGCCGTGGTCTGCCCCGGTGCAGGTGAGGAGGAGCTGGAGGCTGTTTATAAACGGCTGCACGCCTACAGCAACCGGGTACACACTCTGGATGGCCGGGAATATTTTTGCACGGTGTCTGCGGGCATGACCCTGCTGGGGCGGGACAGCCAGAACTACCCGGATCTGATCAAGTGCGCGTCCAGTGCCCTTGAAGCCTCCAAGACCAAGGGGAAAAATATCATGACGGCTTACACGCCGGCGCTGATGCGCTCAAAGCTGCGGGCAATGGAGCTGACCAGCCGGCTGCAGCTGAGTGTGGTGAACGGCATGGAGGGTTTTCGCCTGGTTTACCAGCCCTTTGCCCACTCAAAGGATCTGGGCCTGGCGGGCGCCGAGGCGCTGCTGCGGTGGTCCGGCGAGCCCTTTGGCGAGGTGACGCCGGATGAGTTCATCCCGCTTTTAGAATCCAGCGGGCTCATTGTGCCTGTGGGCAAATGGGTGCTGGAGCAGGCAGTCAAAACCTGTAAAAAGTGGTCGGCCCGAGAGCCGGATTTTATCATGAACGTCAATATTTCCTACCTCCAGATGCTGGACGAATCCTTTGCCGGGCACGTGGAAAGGACCCTGAAAGAAAACGGGCTGGATTCCCGGCATGTTGTGCTTGAGCTTACGGAGAGCTGCTTTGTAACGGATATGGGCGGCCTCAAGGAAATCTTCAGGCATCTGCGCGGCATGCGCATCCAGATCGCCATGGACGACTTTGGCACAGGCTACTCCTCGCTGGGGATGCTGTCCCAGTCACCAGCGGATATTGTCAAGATTGACCGGCTGTTTATCGAGGCCATCGACAGGGATGAGAATGTGTTTAATCGTTCCTTTATCGCATCGGTTATCAAGCTGTGCCACAGTGTGGGCATTACCGTATGTGTGGAGGGCGTTGAGGAGCAGGACGAGCTGAGGGCTGTCTGCGCCTTAAACGCAGACAGCATCCAGGGCTATTATATCTCAAGGCCCATCTCACCGGAGGCCTTTGAAGAAAAATACTGGGGACCGGTCTGAGAGGCTTGTCCGAACCGTATCGCGGCGATACGCTTTGAATGGCATTGTGAACGTGAATGAAGGATACTGGTGATACAGTATCCTTTTTTTATAGGACCGTTCAATTTTTATTCCCGATGATTTAAACGGTCGTGTTTCAGGCGGCGAGATCGGTTATAATAATATATAGCGACTTAATAAATATTAATGGAGGAAAAAATGAAAAAGAAATGGATAAGTATGCTGTTGTCCCTGCTGTTGGTTTTTGGCACTACGGCGCCGGCTTTGGCGGCAGACAGCACCAGAGCAGACCGGGAAGCTCCTTACACGGGCAATGTGGTCATGGCGACCAACATGAACCGGACCATCAGCGATAACAGTGAGCTTGGAATCAAGCAGGCCACCGGCCTGCCCGCAGCCCCTGTGCTGGCGGCGGCAGAGAATGGGATCATGCCTTTTTCTGAGAACGGCGCGTTGTCGGAAACACCGACAGAGGTGCGCCTGTATGAGGACGCTAACCAGGCCGATCTGGCGGCGGCTGAGGCAGCAACTTCACAGAATGAGAAAAAAGAATATCGGGTAGGGGATACTCAGAAAATCATTGCGATGACAGGGATAGATCCTGAAACCGGAGAACAGATGGTGGAGGAAATTACGATCAAAGCCCTGCACATTGGCAGTACCTGCACGGTCTGGGGTGTTGTTGGGGAAGAAACAGAAAATATTACGCCCAAAACAGCTGAAGCCATTGCATTGCGCTTTGATACCGGAGACAGCGGTTACCCCAGTATTCACGATAAGATACTGGAGGCTTTTGGAAGCTGGGAAAACATTGACGTGGACAATGACGGTAAGACAGCCATTGTCTGCCAGGACATCTCCGGCGGTGTCGCGGGATATTTTACACAGAGTGACCTGAACGGCGAAACAGCGGACATGGATATGGTTCACATTAACAATGGTGGAGATGATGAGGAGCTCTGGAACAGTATTTACGGCACTTTGGCCCATGAGCTCCAGCACGCCATCAACTTTGCCCAGACTGGCGGCAACAGCGAGACCTGGCTCAATGAGACTTTTTCCCAGAGCGCTAAAGCCATCGCTGGTTATGGAACCAAAACGATTGGGCAGGTTTACACGTCTTTAATGTATGTGACGGGGGCAGATGAGTATGGCATTTCTGCACATGGATATACGGTTCCCTTTATCTACGCTGGTGACTTTGTCCCCAATGGTCTGGCCGAAGAGACAAGCTCTGTCTACGGCCAGTGGTACCTTTTCGGCCGATACCTGTCCTTCCAGACCCAGGGGCTTGAAGGCGGCGGCGACGCTGTGTTCAAGACCATTTTAAGCTCTGGAGACGGAGAACAGAAGGAATGCACCTGGGAATCACTGGAGCGGGGTCTGGAAAAGATTGGTTATCTTGGCGCTGGAAAAGCGGTGCCGGATATGAACGCCCTGATACAGAATTATAACATGGCCCTGTACCTTCAGGAGTCCGATGGGCTATACAGCCTGGGGAATGACGGACAGATCATCCTGGATTCACTAGCAAAATACTATGGAATCAGTCTAAAGAACAGCTCGGCCATCACCACAGCCCGGGAGCTGCCCGGCGGCGGCGCGGCTGTATGGGCCAAGACAGAGGACAATGCCATCACACCGGAGAACCCGGGGGCTGATATGGTATTTACAGGATTCAGCGCGGCAGACAGCCCCAAGGCCAGTACCGGAACCGGCAGGGTCCGGCCCGGAACGGCCATCACCCTGAGCGCGGCAGAGGGGCTGGATATTTATTACAGCCTGACACCGGGTGCCCGGGCTGAATATGAAAAGTACACACAGCCCATCATTATCAGCAAAAATACCACCCTGTCCTTCTATACACAGGCTGGCGAAGACGAAGAAACAAAATCTGAAGAGGAAACACGCACCTACACCGTAGCGCCAGACCCAGTTACCGCCAGCGTTGAATCTGGCGCGGTGGCGGCTGGCACCAAAGTCAGCCTGAGCTGTGCTACCGGGGACGCGCGGATTTACTATACGACTGACGGCAGCGAACCCACCCGGGAAAGCCCCCTTTATGAAAGCCCCATTGCCATAAATGAAGCCATGACACTGAAGGCTGCGGCATTTTTGGGGGATAGTGACCAGGACTATGCCCCGGGCGATACGCTGACCCTTCAGTATACCATTAAAGCTGCGGGCGGTTCTGAAGACCAGAAGAGTGACGGCCCACAGCTGGCGGCAGGAGAAAAGGCAGCCGATAAGACTGGTAAAAACGCCAGCACCGGTATCCTTGAAGCTTCACCGGGACCAGCCGCGGCAGTGGTATTGACGCTGGCCGCCCTTGCGGGTCTGGCTGTCTGGAGAAAGCAGCGCGGCTGAGCCTGCTGAGAAAAACAACCCGTATCGCCACGATACGGGTTGTTTTAAAAAATCCCTGCAAAACTAAAGCCGCTTATGCTAAAATAGGGTAAGAAACTGCAAAAGGGGAAAAATCTGTGGCGAATTATAAAACAGGCTTAGAGACAAAAGAAAAAATATACGCGACCGCCAAAAAGCTTTTTTATGAAAAAGGTTTTGTAAAAACTACGCTGGCGGAGATCGCCAGGGAATCCGGCGCCAATAAGGCCATGGTTTCCTACTATTTTGGCAACAAGAACAACCTGGCCCTTGAGGTCTATAATGAGTACATGGTGGCCATGAAAGTGAAGACCCAGAACATCATTGCCAGCCAGTTCCCGGACAGCGATCTGTTTTTGCGCACGGCCATCGAATATCGGCTCCAGAACCGGAACTGCAACCGCAATAAGGGGCTTAACCGTTTTTATCACGAGCTGTGCGATTCCAATATTTTTATGAAAACAGAGAGCGCCTCTGTGGGCTTTATCGAAAATATCAACAAAGCCCACAAGCTTGGCCTGAGCAGGGTGGATGTCAAGGCGCTGGCTCTGGCAAATCTGTCAGCTGTGCACGGCCTGCATGTGGCCAGAAACGAGGGCTTTTTGGACTGCTCATCCGAGTATCTGGCGGAAACAGAAATCCGGCTGCTGCTTCAGAGCCTGAAGATCGGCAATGATGTGATCGAGGGCTATATCGAGCGGTCACGGGAGATTGTGGATAGGATCGAAATCTCGGTCGGGAAAAATTTTAAGGTACTGTAAACAAAAAAGCAGAGCGGCTGGAGCCGTCTCTGCTTTTTTTATCAGCACATCATCATAAGCATGTGGAAGAGCATGTCTTCGTACTGCTGCATTTTCTGGCCCACCACATCGTCCAGGTCGGCCCTGGGGGCGGGGTGGTCCTCCTTAAAGGTGTCATAGGGGGTGTAGTACTTGCTCCTGAACTCAGGTATGTCTGCCAGCACGTGGTCGATGGTGTCTTCTTTGGGTTTATCCCAGACCCGCTGCCCGGCGTTTTCGTAGGTGCCGTTATCGCGGACGTATTCCAGTACGGCTTTGTAGTTTTCCGGGTTGATGGTGTTCAGGGAGTAGGGGCTTTTGTCAAAATTGAAGAAGTAGTTGCCGCCTGGCGCCAGAATGTCGATGAGCTCTTTGGCCTTGTCGATGCACTGCTCCTTGGTGGCTGTCTTAAGGTAAGTAATGGGGTAGAAGCCCGAGATAATGTGTTTTTTGCCGAGCTTTTCCTTGACGAGCTTGGGATCGCCGTACTCAAAGTAGAAACGTGTGCCCTGGGGCAGCTCATAGAGGTAATCCAGGTAGCGCATCCAGTTGTCCTCGCAGAAGATGAGGCAGGTCTGTCCCTTTTCGGCCAGGCCGTGGACCAGCTTGTAAAAGGTGGGCCAGTAATATTTTTCAAAATCCTTGGTACGCAGGTAGGTAGCCATGTGCAGGGCGATGAAGTTGGCGCCCAGCGGGGACGGCCTGGCCGGCGTGCCTTTTTTAATGGACAGGGGCAGAATGGCGTCGCAGGCGGCCTGGATTTTTTCGGGACAGCGTTTGATGTCCATGGTAATGCCTTTAAAGCCTCTGAGAATGTCGGACAGAAGGTCAAAGGGCGTGGTGCCGCCGCTGCCGGAGCCGGCAGGCGGTGCAAAAAAGCCGTATTTGTCAATGAGCTGTGCGTCCAGACCGGCGTAAAAATCGGCGTATTCAAAGTAGGCCTTTGTGGCTTTGGCCAGGGCCAGTGAACGGCTGACCGGGTCGGTATCCAGCACAGGGTAAATGCGCGGGAAGATTTTTTCCATCAGACAGTCGTAGGGGTTGGCGATAAAATCATCATAATCCTCGGGCTGCATGGCTGAGACTTCGGGGTGCTGGATAATGCCCTTGGAGCCCATCATAAAGGATCTGGAACCCAGCAGGTGGTGGTGGGCCGGGTAGGTGGCAAAGCTGGAGGGGTAGGCGTCGCTGGCGGTCAGCTCAAAGGATTTTTCATAGATGTCGAGCATGTCCTCCCGGGTCCATTGGGTGCGTCCCAGATCCTTGCCAGCATACTCGATCCGCAGCTCGAGGGGCAGGGCGGCGCTGATGGGAATCCTTTTGGGGATAGTGCCTGTGTATAAATCCGTAAACAGCTGGGTGCGTTCTTCCTGTAGTTTTTTCATTGCTTCACTCATATTCATTTCTCCTTTTCTTAAATCAACAGGCCGATGATAAACTTATACAGGCCCTCCTCGTAGGCCTGCATGATATCGGCGTGGTAGTTTTCGTTGGCGACTTCGGGATGTTCCCTGACGTAGTCCTCCCAGGTGGTGTAGTAAGCTTGTGATTCCATAATTTCCTCCTGATTTTTAGTAGGCGCCATGCTCACGGACGTACTCCTGCACGGCGATGAGGTTGTCGATGTTGGCGCTGCTCATGGACAGGATATCCTTGTCCAGGTCAAAGATAAAACCGCCGCCGGGCGCGCAGATGTCCAGCAGCTCCTTGGCCTTATCAATACATTTTTCTTTGCTTTCGGTCTTTAAAAGGCCGATGGGGTAGAGGCCGGCGATGATGTGCCGGTCTCCGAGCTTTTCCTTAATTTGTTTGGGATCGCCGAATTCAAAGCGCATGACAATGCGCCCGGGCAGTTCTCTCAGGAAGTCCAGATAGCGCGTCCAGTCCTGCTCGACGAAGAGGTCTATGCCCATGCCGGCATCGGTGAGGGCTTCGATTGTTTTCTTAAAGGTAGGCCAGTAGAATTTTTCAAACTGCTTCATATTCAGAAACGGCGCCATGTGCAGGGGCAGGAAGCAGCGGGCGTCAACGGTGCGCACTGGCCCCAGCCCCTGGTTGATCATAATGGGGGTAACGGCCTCGCAGGCGGCCAGGAGCTCTCTTGGGTGCCTGCGGATATCCTTGGAGGTGCCGCTGAAGGATCGGATAAAATCTGCCATAAAATCATAGGGCGCTTCGGTAAAGCCGCCGGGAGGGGCAATGGCAAAGCCAAATTCCTCGTTGACCTGGGCGGCCTGGGCAATCCCCTGGGCCGCCTGGTCGCTGTGCATCTTGTAGGCCTTGGCAAGGTTCAGCGCATTCTGCACCGGGGACTGGTTCAGGCCGTCGTACAGCCTGGGCAGGATGGTTTCCAGCATACATTTGTAAGGGTCCTCGATAAACTGGGGGTATTCCCCGGGCTCAAGACCGTAGATTTCGGGGTGCTGCGCATAGCCCTCCTCGTTCATGACAATGGTCTTGCCGCCCAGCAGCTGGTATTTGTAGGGATTGCGCAGGGTATGGGGCCGTACCGGCGCCACATCGGTAGGGATCCGCTCGGCGGCGTAGCGCATCACGTCGATCATTTTTTCGGAGTGCCACTGGGCTTCCTTGATATCCATGCCCGCATACTCGATGGCGGCTTCGGTGGTCAGCCCGCCCCGGATGGGGACGCGTCTGGGGGTTTTTCCCCGGTACAGGTCTGAAAACAGTCCGGTACGTTCTTCCTGTAATCTCTTAATGGCTTCAGTCATAATTTTCCTCACTTTCAAAAATTAAACGCGGTTGATTTATTGAGAAGTATAATCGCTTTCAGGAAATTTGTCAACGGTTTTCAGAAAAATATTTTTTGATTTACGAAATAAAAGTTTTTAAAATGGCTAAAAATGGCGAATTTAAATAAAATTATAAAAAATTTACTAAAGAAAGAGAAAATAAAAGTTGACAGATTTACGAAAACAATATATTATTAAAATAAATTTAAACGCGGTTATTATTAAACATGGATAATTCAAGCTTATCCGGAAATTAAAAAGAAATGAATTGAGGAGACTTAAAATGAGTGAAAAAAAATATGGTGCCGGCGTGCAAATAGCCGCCCTGTCTGTCGCCCTGCTGATGTATACCACCAGCATGACCACCCCGGCCCTGGCCGAGATTGCCAAAGCTTTTCCGTCTGCTGCGCCGGAAACAGTCAAGCTGCTGTCCACCATACCGTCCTTAATGATGGTAATCTTTGCCCTGGTAGCCGGTAAGCTGACCCAGGTCATGAGTATTAAGAAGGTCATTACCATTTCCATGGTTCTGATTTTTGTGGGCGGGATTCCCTCTGCCTTTGTGGGCGATCTGAATTTTATGATTGCCATGCGTGTGGTCTTTGGCGCAGGCTACGGAATGGTATTTCCCATGGCCTCTGCGGTTATCACCGATTTGTTTACGGGTACGCAGGCCAACAAGCTCATGGGCTTTAAGAGCGCTGTCGGCGCTGCTGCCGGAGTGGTATTTCAGTCCCTCGGCGGGTTTTTGGCGGCCTACAACTGGCGCTTTTCCTTTTTCGGTTTTTTCCTGGTTATCCCCATCGCGGTTTTAATCTGGTTTAAACTGCCGGATACCGGTGTTAAGAAAGCGGAGAAAGCTGCTGACGGCTCAACGGTCCAGGAGAAGAAGCTGACCACCATGACCTATGTGCTGGCACTGCTCTGTGCGCTGCTGAACATTATGCAGTTCAGCTTTATGACCAATGTGGCCATGGTCATGAGCGCGGACAAGCTCGGTGACGCCGGGCAGGCCTCCTTTGTGCTCAGCACCTTTACAGCGGGCTCCTTTGTCATTGGAATGCTTTATGGCTCCATGTCCAAATTCCTGAAGCAGTATGCCGCATCCTTTGGCGCACTGTGTGTGGGCGTCGCCTTTGTGATTCTGATCATGGCGCCCAGCTACCCGGTGATGCTGGTGGCCGCGGTGATCTTCGGCATTGGCTTCGGAACCTTTAACCCGGCCATTACCATGGCGGTTGCCGGGTCGGCAGCCAGTCCCAAATACGCCGCCCTGGCCATCTCGGTTTACACCTGCGGCACAGGCATCGGCCAGTTCCTGTCACCCTATATCCTGAAGTTTATCCGCGGTCTTTTCGGAATGACCTCGGCCCGGGCCGACTGGCAGATTGCGGCTGTCTGCCTGATTGCCGGCAGCGTTATCTCAGCCATTGTTATTTTTGCCGCCAGCAAGAAAAAATCCGACGCGCCGCAGCTTCAATAGAAGTGCTGCATACAGCTCATATGCATAGAGGAAGGCATGATGAATATTTCCTTTGCGATCATTATCGTTTATATGGCCCTGCTGATTGGGATTTCCCTGCTGTCCGGCAGATTGTCGTCGGCCAAGGGCGGTTCCAGCAGCTTTCTGCTGGCAGGCAATCGTCTGCCCACCCTTTTGGTAGCTGCCATGGTGGCAGGTACCGCCATCGGCGGCACTGGTACCATTGGCATCGCCGAAAGTGCTTACACCAATGGCCTTTCAGCCGTCTGGTACAATATTGCCTGGACCATTGGAATTCTGGCTTTTGCCTTTCTCATGTGTAAAAAGCTGCGCCGCACTGGCGTCAGCACCACCAGCCAGATATTCATCCGCCTGTTTAACCGCTTTGACGGCATTGTGTCCAGCGTCATTCAGGTGGTGGTAGCCTTTGGTATCAACGCCCTGCAGGCCATTGCAGGCGGCGCGATTCTGACGGCGCTGCTGCCCCAGTACTTTAACATGACAAACGGGGTCATTATCTCGGCCCTGGTGTTTACAGCCATTGCCCTCTTTGGGGGCTATATGGGCGCAACGCTGACCAATGTCATCAATGTAGTCATGATTTATCTGGGAGTGATCGCAGGCTTTATCGCGGCACTGAACAGCGGTGGCGGCTGGGAGCACATTACCCTGAGCCTTCCCCAGGGCAGCCAGTGGTTCAGCCTGTTTGAGGGTGTGGGCCCGGTGATCATCGTGGGATGGGTGGTCTCGATGGTCATCCAGTCCCCGCCCAACCAGGGCCTGATCCAGGCCACGGCGGCAGGCAGAAGTGAGAAGGCCGCCAGGTATGGAACCATCATCGCTGCTGTCCTGATCGTCCCCATTGGTTTCCTGTGCGCCTTTATCGGGATCATGGCTGCGGCCACGCTCCCGGAGCTGGAAAGCGCAAGCCTTGCCTTTCCCATGCTCATGTCTAACCTGAACCCCTGGGTCGCGGGATTTACCCTTGCCGGCCTCTGGGCAGCTGATGTCTCCACAGCCACCTCCTGCATGATGGGGCTGGCGACCGTGGCGACCAAGGATATTATCGTGCGCCAGATCAGGCCGGATATGGACGACCGCACCCAGCTGCTGATGTCCAAGGCCATCATTGTGATTTTTGGCGTGCTGGGGGCCTTTGCGGCGCTGAATATCCGCTCCATTCTGGGCTTTATGATGCAGCTTATTGTGGTCTACACGCCTTACTGCTTTATTCTCCTGTCGGCCATCTACTGTCCCAGGCTGCTGAGAAAGAGCACCTGCACCGCCACTGTGGTAGTGAATCTGCTCATTATGGTGCTGTGGCTGCTGTTCCCGGCAGTGCACATTGTGCCGGATATGATTTACCTGTGCCTGCCCGCCACCCTGGCCACCATGGGCCTGTGCACAGCCGTTGACAAGCGTGCCGTGGATGTGGATAAGCTGTTCCGCCCCGAGAAACTGCCTGAAGCCCGGAAAGCGGTTCCTGTCCCTGCACCAGAGGAAGTATAGAGAAGAAGCTATAAAAATCCAACCCGTATCGTGGCGATACGGGTTGGGTGCTGTTCGTTTCTTCTCAATAGGTTAATTAGATTTGACCGCTAGTGTTCGTGGAATGAAGAGCACCCCATTCCCGGGCCAAGATTGGCCGTGCCAGTGCCACAAGGTTGGTATCCCTGTTCGGTCAGTACATCATCATTCATACTCAGAAGCAATGACGCCCCAGAGGCGTTTTTTTGATGCTTCAAATCACTGATGCGTTTGCCCGCGATTCTGAAAAGATTAAATTAAGCACAAAATTTTCCTTTCAGGGGCTTTTTTAGCTTTTTGGAAGTTTATTTTACTTAAAAGAGCCTGTTTTTGGCATTGGATGGCAGTTTTGCAAAAAGCAGGATTATTTTGGATGCGGTATCATAAGGTCAAGCTTAAAAAACAAACGAACACCGGTGTTCCGAAAGGAACTTTACAATGCAGAATACAAACAGAACCCAAACCGCCGAAAGCCGCCTGATTCAGAAGGTTTTTGAGAGTGAGGAATTTGCGCGCGTGCGCACCCTGGTGAGCCCGGGCGAAGATCAGGAACTTTCGCCGACGGTCTATTTTGTGGCCAAGGACGTCTGCGACGCCATGGACTACCAGAACCACCGACAGGCCGTCAAGCGCCATGTGGAGCCCGAGGACGTGCTGAGCCGCGGGGTTACTGACAAATACGGCCGCCGACGCAGGACGCTGGTGATCAACGAGAGCGGCCTCTTTGCCCTCATTCTGGCCAGCCGACAGGACAAGGCCCGCCGTTTCCGCCACTATGTGACCAGCGTGATCCTGCCCGCCATCCTCCACTACGGCGCCTATATTGACCCCGGGCAGCTGGAAGCCCTGAAAAAGGATCCCCGGGGCATCGAGATTCTGGCCCAAAACCTTGAGCGCATGTTCCGCCGCTGTGACGTCATGGAATACCAGATGAAAAAAGCCCAGACCGATTACCAGAGAATTCTGCCCGACGCCCTGTTCGGCCAGACCATACAGGTGTCTGAGGACTGTATCAGCGTGGGGGCCATGGCCAAGCTCATTTTTCGGGGGCACAAGAAGAGCATGGGGCAGAACCGTCTGTACGCCTGGCTGAGGGAGCAGGGCTACCTGTGCCGCCACTCCTGTTTCTGGAACCAGCCCACCCAGAAAGCAATGGAGCTGGGCGTGCTCGTCCTGCGGGAAAACAGCATCCGGGACAGGCATGGGCGCTGGCATCTTTACCAGAAGCCCATGGTGACCCCGAAGGGACAGCGCTATTTCGCGGAGCAGCTGTGTTCGGCAGACAGGGAGAATGAATGATGAACTACCTGACCGAGCTTCTGGCCTTTTACCGGTGGATGGGGGAGCACCGGCTCACCCCGCTCCTCCAGGCCTACTGGCATCTGCTCATGTATTACAACAACAAGGCCGCCATTCTGGCAGAGGACGGACACTGGTACTGGCCTGTGACCTTCCGGGTGGCCAACTCGGTGGTGGGCCAGGCCCTGGGCCTTAAAGACCGGTTCAAAATCAATCACCAGCGCAAGCACCTGGTTAAGCACAGCCGCATCGACTATACCCCGCACACGGGGCAGGAGGCTGGTGATTACCGCCTGATCCCCTTTGATCCGGGCCTTGCCCAGATCTGGGTGAGGGCGGAAAAGAGTGGCGTCCGCACCATGGTGTGGACGCAGACCCGCACCGGGGGCGCACCAGAGGCTGCACCATTCATAAATACTGTAAATCATAAACCGTCTTCTCTATATGGTTCTACTCAGGGGGGCGGCAGCGATAACATCATGGGCTTCAATCTCCT
The DNA window shown above is from Eubacterium limosum and carries:
- a CDS encoding uroporphyrinogen decarboxylase family protein encodes the protein MSEAMKKLQEERTQLFTDLYTGTIPKRIPISAALPLELRIEYAGKDLGRTQWTREDMLDIYEKSFELTASDAYPSSFATYPAHHHLLGSRSFMMGSKGIIQHPEVSAMQPEDYDDFIANPYDCLMEKIFPRIYPVLDTDPVSRSLALAKATKAYFEYADFYAGLDAQLIDKYGFFAPPAGSGSGGTTPFDLLSDILRGFKGITMDIKRCPEKIQAACDAILPLSIKKGTPARPSPLGANFIALHMATYLRTKDFEKYYWPTFYKLVHGLAEKGQTCLIFCEDNWMRYLDYLYELPQGTRFYFEYGDPKLVKEKLGKKHIISGFYPITYLKTATKEQCIDKAKELIDILAPGGNYFFNFDKSPYSLNTINPENYKAVLEYVRDNGTYENAGQRVWDKPKEDTIDHVLADIPEFRSKYYTPYDTFKEDHPAPRADLDDVVGQKMQQYEDMLFHMLMMMC
- a CDS encoding bifunctional diguanylate cyclase/phosphodiesterase produces the protein MIMAQSDNFFETFTVDPALFYSAIIRSTDDYVYIVDMNTDMALVSPNMERDFELPGRQFKGLVPLWGELVHEKDRPRYNESIDEMLRGDTDIHHVEYQVRNRKGEYIWVLCRGVLQKDDKNQPAMFAGVVTDLGKMGKIDYTTGLFTYRECEKEISELLDKETEKPGGLMLLGLDDFMRINDLNSHLFGDGVLRQFAQTVQQLLPPGASMYRFDGDEFAVVCPGAGEEELEAVYKRLHAYSNRVHTLDGREYFCTVSAGMTLLGRDSQNYPDLIKCASSALEASKTKGKNIMTAYTPALMRSKLRAMELTSRLQLSVVNGMEGFRLVYQPFAHSKDLGLAGAEALLRWSGEPFGEVTPDEFIPLLESSGLIVPVGKWVLEQAVKTCKKWSAREPDFIMNVNISYLQMLDESFAGHVERTLKENGLDSRHVVLELTESCFVTDMGGLKEIFRHLRGMRIQIAMDDFGTGYSSLGMLSQSPADIVKIDRLFIEAIDRDENVFNRSFIASVIKLCHSVGITVCVEGVEEQDELRAVCALNADSIQGYYISRPISPEAFEEKYWGPV
- a CDS encoding TetR/AcrR family transcriptional regulator, with the protein product MANYKTGLETKEKIYATAKKLFYEKGFVKTTLAEIARESGANKAMVSYYFGNKNNLALEVYNEYMVAMKVKTQNIIASQFPDSDLFLRTAIEYRLQNRNCNRNKGLNRFYHELCDSNIFMKTESASVGFIENINKAHKLGLSRVDVKALALANLSAVHGLHVARNEGFLDCSSEYLAETEIRLLLQSLKIGNDVIEGYIERSREIVDRIEISVGKNFKVL
- a CDS encoding chitobiase/beta-hexosaminidase C-terminal domain-containing protein, with product MKKKWISMLLSLLLVFGTTAPALAADSTRADREAPYTGNVVMATNMNRTISDNSELGIKQATGLPAAPVLAAAENGIMPFSENGALSETPTEVRLYEDANQADLAAAEAATSQNEKKEYRVGDTQKIIAMTGIDPETGEQMVEEITIKALHIGSTCTVWGVVGEETENITPKTAEAIALRFDTGDSGYPSIHDKILEAFGSWENIDVDNDGKTAIVCQDISGGVAGYFTQSDLNGETADMDMVHINNGGDDEELWNSIYGTLAHELQHAINFAQTGGNSETWLNETFSQSAKAIAGYGTKTIGQVYTSLMYVTGADEYGISAHGYTVPFIYAGDFVPNGLAEETSSVYGQWYLFGRYLSFQTQGLEGGGDAVFKTILSSGDGEQKECTWESLERGLEKIGYLGAGKAVPDMNALIQNYNMALYLQESDGLYSLGNDGQIILDSLAKYYGISLKNSSAITTARELPGGGAAVWAKTEDNAITPENPGADMVFTGFSAADSPKASTGTGRVRPGTAITLSAAEGLDIYYSLTPGARAEYEKYTQPIIISKNTTLSFYTQAGEDEETKSEEETRTYTVAPDPVTASVESGAVAAGTKVSLSCATGDARIYYTTDGSEPTRESPLYESPIAINEAMTLKAAAFLGDSDQDYAPGDTLTLQYTIKAAGGSEDQKSDGPQLAAGEKAADKTGKNASTGILEASPGPAAAVVLTLAALAGLAVWRKQRG